The region CACTGGATTAGATAATCGCATTGCATTTGTTGATCGCCTGGATCTGGCATTAAAGCAATCGCAGTCTGACACATCGTATCAATTTGCTGTGCTGTTTTTGGATTGCGATCGCTTCAAAATTATTAATGACTCACTTGGTCACGAATGCGGAGATCAGCTACTTATCTCCATTTCAGAACGCTTATGCCAGCTCTTGCATCCCCCAGATATTATTGCCCGGTTAGGTGGAGATGAGTTTGCGATTCTGTTAACACAAATCCAATCTGCTGAGACTGCCACCCAATTTTGTGAAAAAATTCTCAAAGTCTTTTCTGACCCGTTTACCCTTCAAGATCAGCGTATTTTCATTAACGTCAGTATCGGGATTGTAATTGGCAATGCTACTTATCATAAACCTGAGCATCTACTGCGGGATGCTGATACTGCAATGTATCATGCAAAAGCAGCGGGTAAAGCCCAATATCGCCTATTTGAAAGCACTATGCATGAATCGGCTTTACGGTTTTTGCAAATTGAAACCGATCTACGCAAAGCAATTCGAGAGCAAGAATTTGTGTTGCATTACCAGCCGATTGTTTCTTTGAATACGGGCAAAATTGTTGGACTAGAAGCGCTAGTGCGATGGCATCATCCAGATCGAGGCGTTGTTTTGCCAAGCGAGTTTATTCCAATCGCGGAAGAAACTGGACTGATTAGTCAACTCGGCATGTTAGTTCTACACAAAGCCTGTTATCAACTTAGTACCTGGCAGAGGCAAAACCTAGTCAAAAACACATTCAGTATTAGTGTAAACCTTTCAGCACGACAGTTCGCTCGTGCGAATCTGGCTCAACAAATTTATCAGATTTTAGCTGATACAGGGCTAGATCCAAACTGCTTGAAATTAGAGGTTACAGAGAGTGCAATCATGAGCAATCCTCGCTCTGCTGCCGATATTTTGCATGATTTAAGACAACACCAAATTCAGCTTAGTATGGATGATTTTGGCACAGGCTACTCGTCCCTTAGTTATTTGCACTCATTTCCAATGGATAGCCTAAAAATTGATCGCTCCTTTGTTCAAGGGCTTAATGAAACCTCTAACAAACGAGGGTTAGTACCGATTATTGTAGCGATCGCTAAAACAATGAGTATGAGTGTGATTGCAGAAGGGATTGAAACTTATCAACAGCTTGAGCAATTGCGATCACTTCAATGTGATTTTGGGCAAGGTTACTTATTTTCCAAACCATTGCCAGCCAATGATGTGATTGACTTGATTACATCCAATCCCAGTTGGTAGGAAGACAGAAGATAGGATGAAAAATAAACACTCAAAAATCAGGAGCCAGAAGCCCAACGGTCTCTGACTCCCAATTTCCCAACTTTGATTCCTACACTATGGCAGAGTAACGTTGCTGTTTACAGTCAATGTTAAGTCAGTAGACGTGTTAATCACCACCACTTCGCCCACCGTGCCCCGATCAAGTGCTCCACCAACTGCTGCACCCAGCGCTGCCCCGGTAACAACCTTTTTGGGAGTAATGGTGCGATCGCCTGTAATGCCGGCTGCTCCAGCTCCCAGTGCTGCCCCAATTGCTGCATCTCGGATTGCGGAACCAAGGTTGCGCCCCTGATTTGAGCCAACCGCCGCCCCAACACTACCTGCTAAAATCAGGTTGCCAGCATTGTGCAGGCGATCGCCAGATGTACCACCAATAATCGCTGCAACTCCAGTACTCAATGCAGCACTACCCAGCGTGGTCAGCAAACTGGGATCACGAACACTCTTCGTGGTTTGAATAATCTGCGAAGAGGCATTCAGCGCGTACTGTTGACCGCTAATAACGACTGTTTGAGCCACAAATTGGGAGCCCCTATTGACAGGAACTAATCGCCCAATCACCTGGCTGCCTGCAGGAATAGCCACCACACCCCGAGAATTCCGCACATCCGATGCTACAGTCACTGTCAAATCTACAGATTCATCGGGGCGCACCACGATCTTAGGCGCAGCTGTATAGTTAACCGCGATCGTGCTACCTGCCAAAATTTGTCCTCGTTCTTGAGCGACAGGCGCACCCCCAACCACATACTGACTCGGAACAACAGAAGCAATTTGTCCAGTTCCTGTTAGAGCCTGACACAGGAATGCAGAAACTTCAGCACGGCTAGCAAGCTGGTTGGGATTCAGAAACCGAACATCAGGATGATTCACCACCAACCGTTTTTCGGTTGCAGCCGCAATCCCAGTTTGCGCATATCCAGGAATTGCCGACGCATCTGCGAAGAGTCCCAATGTGCTAGCAACAGGCTGGCTTGGTGCGTAATTTAAACCACTTGCAAGTGATACTAAAACTTGAGCACGGGGAATGTTTTGTCCTGGATTAAAAACATTCCCAGGATAACCGGACAGAAAACCAGTCTGAGAGGCATAGGAAATCGCGTTGTATGCCCAATAGCTACTGGGAACATCAACGAAATTAGTGGCGCTGCGAATTCGAGCGGCATTTGGGAAGGCTTTCCCAACCATGGAGGCATATTCAGCGCGAGTGACTGGATTATTTGGGCGGAAACTGCCATCGGGATACCCACTAATGATGCCGCGTTGAGTCAGTTCTACGATGCACGTTTGTGCCCAACTTCCTTGAATATCAGAAAAGGTAGATTGCGCCACTGCAGGGGCATGTATCGTGAATGGAGCTATAGAACTGGTTACCAATGCAGAAGCAATCAATAATGCGGGGGAGGACTTTAGATTCAATTTGTTAGACATGAAAATCGCTCTCTACACAACTGAGTACATTGATGCCGAGTCAGTTGTAGAGTTCCCAAATTTTTGAGTGCTTTAATGAAACTAACCGTTCTAAAAAGAGTGGTTGATCAGTTCTTATCAGAGGGAACTTCTAATTCTTCAGAAGTGTCAAACATCTTCCTTTAAATAACTTTTTATAGTTTTTAGAATCTCTCTAAATCCAATTTTTAAGAACTCTAGTAAATTTATTCTGCTTAAAACCAGGAATCTATGTGCCAGTTTTTAGCTCTTTCCTGAGTGTCACAATCAATACTCTGTTGACAATCTTTCACGAAGCAATGTAACTTTTGTGGTTTGTTTGAAGGAATGATGAAACAACTGAGCTTTTACCGAAAAATTGGAACCTAGTGATCGCGACTGAAGTCAGAAAACCTACGTAAACATACTCAAAGTTTGCGACCAATGGTTCTCTGTGAACCTGATGGTGACTCTGGCATCTACAACACGATGGAGAATCTCAATGTCTTTACCAACAACCCCATCATCAACTCAGGTTCAAAGTACATCACCTAGTTCACCACCCCCCGTCAAAACTCCTGTTCCATTAACCATTCCAACCACACCATCACCAACCGTTACCCTTAAAGAGTCAGCAAAAGTTACGGTTGAAGTCCCCACCAGTTCAACGATTCCATTCAACCCATTCGATCCAACCTGGATAAAACTTTGGGAACAGGTTGGTCCTATTAGCTATCTTGGGCTGTTGTGCGTATTTATCTGGCTCTTGACTCGCTTAGTAGAAACTGTCAAGAGTAAGTAGCCATTCACAGCGAATAGAAGGGCGAAAGAACCTCATTCCTTCTCTCGCCTTTCTATTTTGATACGGTTTTGATATGTTGTTTGATACGGTTTTGATATGTTGCTTCTAATCATGCAGTTAGATACAGAATGACGAATATTGAATGATTTAAACTCCTGGCATTAAGGAAATTTGTTTTATATGCACAGATGAATCGAGAGGTACTCCTCCGAAGGATAGAAAACAAAAAAGCCAAAAATCTACCGTCAGTTCTCCATTAGGAACTTGAAAAGCATAGGTTGATTGGTTAACTATTAAGAGTAGTAAGGAGTAAACAAGAATTCTTTGCTAGCTCTTTGAGGATTGTTTTGTAATTTTTAGAGACTCATACCGAGTGTTTGTCGGGCTACACTGAACAAAAGACTTTAGAGGATGCTTTAAAGGCCCGGTTTCTAGTGATTTGGACGACTAAAGTCGTTACTACAAACATAAGAACACGGATGAATGCGGCTGTTTTTTGGATTTGTCGTGATGGTTTTAATCATCTCCATCCTCTTTAAATACCCTCTAAGCTGTTTTAAATACCCTCTAAGCTGTTGCACTATCAAGATCAGTCTGCTTATTCTTAAGCTAAATCAAGTCGGTATCACACATATTCTGATAAGAAACTTGGAGATTAACGATGCAAGCATTGAACAGGTTGATGAAAATTGTTGGTGTTTGTGCGATCGCGCTAGTCGGGTTAGCGCATGGTAATCAGTCCGACAGCGTTCAGGCGAATGTTCCAAAACTCAGTGCTTCACTTGAACAAAGTCAGGCTGCTCGTATTACCCAGGCACTAAGTGCAGATGACATGGCAGACAGAGTGGAGGATGCACTTGAAAAGCATCCAACGCTGAAGCCTTTTGATCTAGACGCAGATGATGAAGGAAACGCAATTGTTATCAAGGGTACTGTTAGAACTGCGACACAAAAAGCTTTAGCAGAGGACATTGCAAGAAAAGTAGCTCCAGGATTCACAATCATTAACCGGATTACGATTCGGTAAAATTTTGTGCGCTCAAAAGAATACGTATATGAATTGCCACTACTGGTTTGGCAGCAATTATCGCGGTTGTTATTCCAGCAATTTCTCAGATGATTATCTGAGAGAACCATTATCTGAGAGAACCTCAATAGATTTTTGCTAAAACAAGAAGTAGCGTTGAGTCATGGGAAGTTCGGTGGCGGGTTCGCAGGTGAGGAGTTGACCGTCAGCGCGGACTTCGTAGGTTTCGGGATCTACGTCCATTTCAGGCAGTACGTCGTTGAGTTTCATGTCGCGCTTAGTGAGCTGGCGAATATTAGCAACAGCGACGGTTTGTTTTTGTAGCTTGAGTTGGTCGGGGATGCCGCTTGCAATCGCGGCTTTTGATAGAAACGTGAGTGAAGTTGCGGTCATTGCACCACCAAAACTGGCGAACATCGGACGCATGTGAACAGGTTGCGGTGTGGGGATGCTGGCATTGGCATCGCCCATCTGTGCCCAGGCAATCATGCCGCCTTTGAGCACGAGTTCTGGTTTGACCCCAAACATGGCAGGTCGCCAGAGGCAGAGATCAGCGAGTTTACCGACTTCAATCGAACCCACGTAATCGGCAATGCCATGCGTAATGGCAGGATTGATCGTGTATTTGGCGACGTAGCGTTTGGCACGGAAGTTGTCGTTGTGGTTGTGGAGATCGACTCCGTTAATGCCTCCCTCGCCAGCGGGAGGAAGCCAGCCGCGCTGGTATTTCATTTTGTGTCCCGTTTGCCAGGTGCGGATGATGACTTCACCGATGCGTCCCATTGCCTGTGAATCGGAAGAAATAATGCTGAAGGCTCCCAGATCATGCAGAATGTCTTCGGCGGCGATGGTTTCGCGACGGATGCGAGATTCGGCAAAGGCGACATCTTCAGCAATTCCAGGATCTAAATGATGGCAAACCATCAACATATCCAGGTGTTCGTCTAAAGTGTTGATGGTGTAGGGGCGAGTGGGATTGGTGGAAGAAGGCAACACATTCGCCTGCCCGCAAACTTTGATGATATCAGGAGCGTGTCCCCCGCCTGCACCTTCCGTGTGGTAAGTGTGGATGACGCGATTTTTGAAGGCGGCGATCGTATCTTCCACAAAGCCAGCTTCATTTAACGTATCGGTGTGGATGGCAACCTGCACATCATATTCATCGGCAACAGTGAGGCAGGTATCGATCGAGGCTGGAGTTGTGCCCCAATCTTCATGCAGTTTCAACCCTATGGCTCCTGCTTCTACTTGTTCCCGCAGTCCTTCGGGTTTAGCGGCGTTGCCTTTGCCGAGAAAACCTAGATTCATCGGGAATGCATCTGCTGCTTGCAGCATCCGGTAAATGTTCCATGGACCGGGCGTGCAGGTGGTGGCGTTGGTGCCGGAGGCAGGGCCGGTACCGCCACCAATCATTGTTGTAATTCCGGATGCGATCGCGACCTCAATTTGCTGTGGGCAAATAAAGTGAATGTGGCTATCAATCCCACCTGCAGTGAGAATCATGCCTTCCCCCGCGATCGCCTCCGTGCCAGGACCGATGATGATATTCACGTTGTCCTGAATGTAGGGATTGCCTGCTTTGCCAATAGCGTGAATTTTGCCATCTTTAATCCCCACATCGGCTTTGACGATACCCCACCAATCCAGAATCAGTGCATTGGTAATTACTGCATCCACTGCACCATCAGCATTGGTGATTGGAGATTGCCCCATGCCATCGCGAATTACCTTCCCACCACCAAACTTGACCTCATCTCCGTAGGTAGTGTGGTCTTGCTCCACTTCAATAATTAAGTCGGTATCGGCAAGCCGAACGCGATCGCCCACGGTGGGACCAAACGTTTCCGCGTAGGCATGGCGGTTCATGCGATAGCTCATAGGTCAGCCCTGTACCCCTCAACATCACTGAGAATCTTGTACTCGGTTAGTTGTACCAGAATCGTTGTGCAAAATACCAATTCAATTTGTTGCAAAAAATAGATATTTGTAAGTCGCCCATGTTGTTACTTAAAAGTATCTAAAGGCAATAATCTAGAGGCTCACGATGCTGATGCCGCGATCGCCTCCTTCGCTTGTTGTTGCAACAGCAAACCGTATTCCAGTCCTTCGACAACAGCGTGATATGAGGCTTCCAGGATGTTGCCGGAAACCCCCACTGTTGTCCAGCGTTGATGCCCATTGCTGGACTCGATCAGTACACGGGTTTTTGCCGAAGTGCCAGCGGTTCCATCCAGAATTCGCACTTTGTAATCCGTCAGATGAAAGGATGCAATTTCAGGGTAGACATTGATTAAGGCTTTGCGGAGTGCAGCATCCAATGCCGCCACCGGACCATTGCCCTCAGCAGCTTCGAGAATATCATTGCCATCCACTGCCAGTTTAACGGTGGCTAGAGAGGTGGCGCAGAGCATTTGCTGACCAGAAGTCATATCATAATGCACCTGAAATCCTTTCACTTCAAACGGGCGCGATCGCTGCCCTAATGCTTCTCGCATCAATAATTCAAAACTGGCTTCCGCTGCTTCAAACTGATAGCCTTCACTTTCCAGCGATTTCAATCGTTGCAATATTTGACGACAGGTGGGATCTTGCTTGTCTAAATCAATGCCAAAGCTGCGAGCTTTTGCCAGGATGTTACTCAACCCCGATTGATCTGAGATGACAATCCGGCGACCATTCCCCACTTGCTGCGGCTGAATATGTTCGTAGGTTAAAGGGTTGCGTTCAACAGCACTCACATGAATGCCGCCCTTGTGAGCAAAAGCTGACAATCCCACAAACGGAGCGTGGTCATTAGGCGCCAAGTTTACGACTTCACTCACAAACCGACTGGTTTCTGTCAATTGAGCTAATTGTGTCTCAGAGATGCAATCAAATCCTAGTTTGATTTGCAAGTTGGGAATTACAGAACAAAGATTGGCATTGCCGCAGCGTTCGCCATAGCCATTAATGGTGCCCTGAACCATCGTTGCCCCTTGCATTACTGCTGCGATCGCGTTAGCTACCGCCGTATCTGAATCGTTGTGAGGATGAATGCCAAATTGCAGAGATGTTTCATGAAACGTGCTTACAATTTCCTGTACAATCTGAGCGATTTCGTGGGGTAGAGTGCCGCCGTTAGTATCACAAAAAACAAGCCATTCCGCTCCTGCCGCGATCGCAACTCTCAATGTTTCTAGAGCGTAGTCTCGATTCCGCTTGTAGCCATCAAACCAGTGCTCCGCATCGTAAATTACACGACGACCATTGCCCCGGAGGTATTTGATGGTATCTCCAATCATTGCCAGGTTTTCATCCAGGGTAGTCTTTAACCCTTCGGTCACATGCAGATCCCAGGATTTACCAAAAATTGTGACCCACCGTGTACCGGCTGCCAGGATCGGCTGCAACAGTGGATCTTCACTCGCTGCAATTCCAGGACGACGAGTAGAACAGAATGCCACCAGTTCCGCCTGAGTCAATGGTTCTTCCTGCATCTGCCAGAAAAACTGCACATCCTTAGGATTAGCACCGGGCCACCCACCTTCGATGAAGGGAATGCCGAGGCAATCAAGCCGTCTGGCAATACGGATCTTGTCTTCAGTAGACAAAGAAAGTCCTTCGCGTTGAGCACCGTCTCGGAGGGTGGTGTCGTAAATCCAAATTTGGCGAGATGTCTTAGAAGTCATGGAGGATCAGACGAAGAGAAATAGGAAGGAACAGACACCTATTGTAAAGAACTCCACGCCTGGGGAATTGTCTCGAGCGAACTCAAACTGTTTCAATTGTTTGAGAAGTTACCAGATCCACTAGAAGAAGTCGTCTCAAATTCACGCGATTCTTCCAGTTGCCAGCCATCTTTCTCGAATTGCTCTTGATAACGACTGACCACGATCCAGGTATTTGGACAAACCACCGTGACCCAGCCTTTATTTTGTTCTTTAACGTATGCCCTCAACAGATTCGCTGCAGAATTCTCACGAGGAGTGTTGTCCCGAACACAAATTAACCGATGACCTTCTTTCCAGCTCATTTGATTCTGTGTTGAACGCTAAGTCTACTGTACGGAGAATTTTATTTAAACTTTATGAAGTCAGCGAAACTTTAGACTTCCTTTACGTGAGTGAAATCAAGTTGGCAATTTTACAGCGATCTGTACAAAAGAAGGACAGTTTTAAAGGGGATCAATACAATGAAAAGATCAACTTGAATGCCCTAGGCAACATCAGTAATTCGAGCGATCGCGGCTTTCCCCTGTTCATAAATACGCTGCGCATAGTCTGTCCACACACCATGCCCCCAATAGCGGAAACAACTGGTTTGCAACACCAGATTGTAAAGTAATGCCTGACGATACGAGAAAATACGAGTTGTTTCAGGGTTTTGTTGCACCAGCGGATCGAATTTTGCGTGGAAGTGAGCGCTGAGTTGATTCATAGGGTTGAGCACATTCTCGTAGCCCTGCACCCAACTGATGTGATTTGTCCAGGAGGCACCTTCCATCTGGAAGTTGGGGTTCGATTCCTGGATAGCCGCGATCGCAGCTTCAACTGAACAGTTTTCCTGCGCCATGTATCGCCACAGTTGACACTGCCCCACTGGTTGACAGGTTGGGAAATCGGATGGTTGTACTCCCGCTGCTGCAATTAATTCCAGATACTCCGTTCCAGTCATGGCAACAGTACGCAACTGGTGCATCATTTCGTAAGTTGCTTTTTTGAACGCATCCGGAAACTCATTCATCATGACACCACCATTTTCCCCATCGGCAATTTGCGTCACCAGGGAAGGAACCACAATACCACCAAGGGTTGGCTTAGCTGGCTGCGATGTTGCTTCGTAGTAAGGCTGCATCTGTCCCACCAGTTTAGTATCCGACCCCTGCGTTTTAACCAACACAATGATGCTCGTAGTTTCGCCCTGAGAACTACGGGCCACTAGACGATGAGGAATGTGCTTGTAGCCCAATGGCTGCCCATCCAATGTTTCTACTGTGTGTTCCTGAACTAGCATCCAGCGATAGCCGCAGTCATTTAACGCTTTGACAAATTCGTATAGCGTATCAGGATGGTTGGGCAAATGCATCTCTGGAGGCGAAAAGCCCTTGACCCGTGCCAGCGCCTCCCAGCCAAAGATGGCAGCAAAATGGTGTTGCCATGCCTGGATATGCAGTTTCAGGTCGGGAATGGGAGTAGACGGAACAACCGCATGTCCCCACAGGGTTCCTAGCCATTCTACATAGGGCTGATAGGTGCTGTCGCAGGTAATCCGCTTCAAATTCTCCAACACATCCCCCCGCCCCATCTGGCGCAGCCCCCAGAGCAGATTTCCAGAATAATCCAGCATAATGCGGGGATTGGCTCCATGAGATACCAGTTCGGGAATGAACTCCGCCATGCGGGCATAGCACCAGGCAAAGCCCCCAGCATTGTGGTTATCTCCCTCGCTCTGATGCTCAAACATGTATTGCAAGTTGCTGATTAGTGCACCTTCCCAACCGGCTGGAATTGTGGGCTGGTGCATGTGCAGGGCGATCGCAAACGCAGAATGCACCTCCTCTAACCGCAAATTTGTATGCGGTAAAAACACTGGGTCGGTTCCACGGGTCACTGCCTGCACTGCATCCTCCCAACCGGAGATGTTGGGTAAGCCATCAACAATCTCATCGAGTTGAGGCAGTTCCAGGTGAGGAGTTGGCGTAATTGTCATGAGAAGGTTCAATGAAGACTGACCAAAGTCTAGCTTGGAAGTTCAATGAAAATCCTCTAATTGCAACTGTGGACTTTATGATCGAAACAAAATGGTCGAAACAAAGAGATGGTCTGAACCATGTCCATTCTTAATTGCTAATTGCCTATGAATATTCCTACCTGCAAAAACCAGTACCGCTCGTAATGCAATTGTTTGAACACTTTCAGGTTCTTGAAAACCATGCTTTGCTCACAAGCAACACGCAGGTAATCAACCAGAGCGGTACACTGGTAAAGATTTGATGGAATCTGGTGTCTCGGTGAGCTATGGCAACCTTTTTATTAGAAGTTGGAACGGAAGAACTCCCAGCAAGCTTTGTGGATGATGCGCTGGAACAGTGGCGATCGCGCATTCCCAAAAGCCTCTCCGAGCATTCCCTGAGCGCTGAAAAAATTGAGTATTTTGGTACTCCGCGTCGCCTTGCCGTATTGATTTGGGGCTTACCAGACCGCCAACCTGACCAGGAAGAAGAAGTCAAAGGTCCACCTGCCCAGGCTGCCTTCAAAGATGGCAAACCCACCAAAGCGGCAGAAGGCTTTGCCCAGAAGCAGGGAGCCACGATTGCCGATCTAGAAATTCGCCCAACGGACAAGGGTGAGTTTGTCTTTGTTAAAAAAACAACTATTGGACAGCCCACCGCCGAAATTCTCAAAACCCTCGTGCCAGGCTGGATTACCAGCCTAGAAGGGAAACGTTTCATGCGTTGGGCAGATGGCGATTTGAAATTTCCTCGCCCCATTCGCTGGCTTGTAACACTGCTAGATA is a window of Leptolyngbyaceae cyanobacterium JSC-12 DNA encoding:
- a CDS encoding diguanylate cyclase (GGDEF) domain-containing protein (IMG reference gene:2510097767~PFAM: EAL domain; GGDEF domain; Response regulator receiver domain~TIGRFAM: diguanylate cyclase (GGDEF) domain), producing the protein MTTDQQQRGNLQADILVVDDTPENLRLLSTMLVREGFYVRKALNGSMALTAIEALPPDLVLLDIMMPEMDGFEVCERLKANPATREIPVIFLSAVDSTFDKVKAFQVGGTDYITKPFQIEEVLARINHQLSLKVATQKIRQLNASLEERVQERTNQLERAHTQLLELILRDQLTGLDNRIAFVDRLDLALKQSQSDTSYQFAVLFLDCDRFKIINDSLGHECGDQLLISISERLCQLLHPPDIIARLGGDEFAILLTQIQSAETATQFCEKILKVFSDPFTLQDQRIFINVSIGIVIGNATYHKPEHLLRDADTAMYHAKAAGKAQYRLFESTMHESALRFLQIETDLRKAIREQEFVLHYQPIVSLNTGKIVGLEALVRWHHPDRGVVLPSEFIPIAEETGLISQLGMLVLHKACYQLSTWQRQNLVKNTFSISVNLSARQFARANLAQQIYQILADTGLDPNCLKLEVTESAIMSNPRSAADILHDLRQHQIQLSMDDFGTGYSSLSYLHSFPMDSLKIDRSFVQGLNETSNKRGLVPIIVAIAKTMSMSVIAEGIETYQQLEQLRSLQCDFGQGYLFSKPLPANDVIDLITSNPSW
- a CDS encoding hypothetical protein (IMG reference gene:2510097774) gives rise to the protein MTITPTPHLELPQLDEIVDGLPNISGWEDAVQAVTRGTDPVFLPHTNLRLEEVHSAFAIALHMHQPTIPAGWEGALISNLQYMFEHQSEGDNHNAGGFAWCYARMAEFIPELVSHGANPRIMLDYSGNLLWGLRQMGRGDVLENLKRITCDSTYQPYVEWLGTLWGHAVVPSTPIPDLKLHIQAWQHHFAAIFGWEALARVKGFSPPEMHLPNHPDTLYEFVKALNDCGYRWMLVQEHTVETLDGQPLGYKHIPHRLVARSSQGETTSIIVLVKTQGSDTKLVGQMQPYYEATSQPAKPTLGGIVVPSLVTQIADGENGGVMMNEFPDAFKKATYEMMHQLRTVAMTGTEYLELIAAAGVQPSDFPTCQPVGQCQLWRYMAQENCSVEAAIAAIQESNPNFQMEGASWTNHISWVQGYENVLNPMNQLSAHFHAKFDPLVQQNPETTRIFSYRQALLYNLVLQTSCFRYWGHGVWTDYAQRIYEQGKAAIARITDVA
- a CDS encoding urease (IMG reference gene:2510097771~PFAM: Amidohydrolase family; Urease alpha-subunit, N-terminal domain~TIGRFAM: urease, alpha subunit) — encoded protein: MSYRMNRHAYAETFGPTVGDRVRLADTDLIIEVEQDHTTYGDEVKFGGGKVIRDGMGQSPITNADGAVDAVITNALILDWWGIVKADVGIKDGKIHAIGKAGNPYIQDNVNIIIGPGTEAIAGEGMILTAGGIDSHIHFICPQQIEVAIASGITTMIGGGTGPASGTNATTCTPGPWNIYRMLQAADAFPMNLGFLGKGNAAKPEGLREQVEAGAIGLKLHEDWGTTPASIDTCLTVADEYDVQVAIHTDTLNEAGFVEDTIAAFKNRVIHTYHTEGAGGGHAPDIIKVCGQANVLPSSTNPTRPYTINTLDEHLDMLMVCHHLDPGIAEDVAFAESRIRRETIAAEDILHDLGAFSIISSDSQAMGRIGEVIIRTWQTGHKMKYQRGWLPPAGEGGINGVDLHNHNDNFRAKRYVAKYTINPAITHGIADYVGSIEVGKLADLCLWRPAMFGVKPELVLKGGMIAWAQMGDANASIPTPQPVHMRPMFASFGGAMTATSLTFLSKAAIASGIPDQLKLQKQTVAVANIRQLTKRDMKLNDVLPEMDVDPETYEVRADGQLLTCEPATELPMTQRYFLF
- a CDS encoding hypothetical protein (IMG reference gene:2510097769), with translation MSLPTTPSSTQVQSTSPSSPPPVKTPVPLTIPTTPSPTVTLKESAKVTVEVPTSSTIPFNPFDPTWIKLWEQVGPISYLGLLCVFIWLLTRLVETVKSK
- a CDS encoding 2-isopropylmalate synthase/homocitrate synthase family protein (IMG reference gene:2510097772~PFAM: HMGL-like; LeuA allosteric (dimerisation) domain~TIGRFAM: 2-isopropylmalate synthase/homocitrate synthase family protein); the encoded protein is MTSKTSRQIWIYDTTLRDGAQREGLSLSTEDKIRIARRLDCLGIPFIEGGWPGANPKDVQFFWQMQEEPLTQAELVAFCSTRRPGIAASEDPLLQPILAAGTRWVTIFGKSWDLHVTEGLKTTLDENLAMIGDTIKYLRGNGRRVIYDAEHWFDGYKRNRDYALETLRVAIAAGAEWLVFCDTNGGTLPHEIAQIVQEIVSTFHETSLQFGIHPHNDSDTAVANAIAAVMQGATMVQGTINGYGERCGNANLCSVIPNLQIKLGFDCISETQLAQLTETSRFVSEVVNLAPNDHAPFVGLSAFAHKGGIHVSAVERNPLTYEHIQPQQVGNGRRIVISDQSGLSNILAKARSFGIDLDKQDPTCRQILQRLKSLESEGYQFEAAEASFELLMREALGQRSRPFEVKGFQVHYDMTSGQQMLCATSLATVKLAVDGNDILEAAEGNGPVAALDAALRKALINVYPEIASFHLTDYKVRILDGTAGTSAKTRVLIESSNGHQRWTTVGVSGNILEASYHAVVEGLEYGLLLQQQAKEAIAASAS
- a CDS encoding hypothetical protein (IMG reference gene:2510097773), whose translation is MSWKEGHRLICVRDNTPRENSAANLLRAYVKEQNKGWVTVVCPNTWIVVSRYQEQFEKDGWQLEESREFETTSSSGSGNFSNN
- a CDS encoding S-layer domain containing protein (IMG reference gene:2510097768~PFAM: S-layer homology domain): MSNKLNLKSSPALLIASALVTSSIAPFTIHAPAVAQSTFSDIQGSWAQTCIVELTQRGIISGYPDGSFRPNNPVTRAEYASMVGKAFPNAARIRSATNFVDVPSSYWAYNAISYASQTGFLSGYPGNVFNPGQNIPRAQVLVSLASGLNYAPSQPVASTLGLFADASAIPGYAQTGIAAATEKRLVVNHPDVRFLNPNQLASRAEVSAFLCQALTGTGQIASVVPSQYVVGGAPVAQERGQILAGSTIAVNYTAAPKIVVRPDESVDLTVTVASDVRNSRGVVAIPAGSQVIGRLVPVNRGSQFVAQTVVISGQQYALNASSQIIQTTKSVRDPSLLTTLGSAALSTGVAAIIGGTSGDRLHNAGNLILAGSVGAAVGSNQGRNLGSAIRDAAIGAALGAGAAGITGDRTITPKKVVTGAALGAAVGGALDRGTVGEVVVINTSTDLTLTVNSNVTLP
- a CDS encoding putative phospholipid-binding protein, BON family (IMG reference gene:2510097770~PFAM: Putative phospholipid-binding domain); translated protein: MQALNRLMKIVGVCAIALVGLAHGNQSDSVQANVPKLSASLEQSQAARITQALSADDMADRVEDALEKHPTLKPFDLDADDEGNAIVIKGTVRTATQKALAEDIARKVAPGFTIINRITIR